A window of Amycolatopsis australiensis contains these coding sequences:
- a CDS encoding MmcQ/YjbR family DNA-binding protein, producing the protein MSVRVSEFERVLGALAEVQRAEARDYSAFSVRGKRFGYFWPRTRTVGLKQTISEQLALVSERPDAFEVQFTAGGFGWVVAYLDEIEADELAELVYEAWRLSAPEELVAEVPFTRIARA; encoded by the coding sequence GTGAGTGTGCGGGTGAGCGAGTTCGAACGGGTGCTGGGCGCGCTGGCGGAGGTCCAGCGTGCCGAGGCGCGCGACTACTCGGCGTTCAGCGTGCGGGGCAAGCGGTTCGGCTACTTCTGGCCGCGGACCCGGACCGTCGGCCTCAAGCAGACGATCTCCGAGCAGCTCGCGCTGGTCTCGGAACGGCCGGACGCCTTCGAGGTGCAGTTCACCGCGGGCGGCTTCGGCTGGGTCGTGGCGTACCTGGACGAGATCGAGGCCGACGAGCTGGCCGAACTCGTCTACGAGGCGTGGCGGCTCTCGGCCCCCGAAGAGCTGGTCGCCGAGGTGCCGTTCACCAGGATCGCCCGCGCGTAG
- a CDS encoding fructosamine kinase family protein translates to MSEPGDLREAVLDDGREVVVKRGHAPGAAAAEAAGLRWLAAADAVRVPAVHHHDRDRLVIDRVPAGRPSPPAAERFGRGLARLHAAGAPAFGAPPPDGPVQAWIGRAPMANVTGDDWAAWYAEHRVLPYVRLAVDAGTFGPAEAAVFERACARLPASDEPPARLHGDLWNGNVLWDGREAWLIDPAAHGGHRETDLAMLHLFGCPHLDRVVAAYDEAAPLAAGRRDRIGAHQLFPLLVHTVLFGQSYAGQALAAARTLG, encoded by the coding sequence ATGAGCGAGCCCGGAGATCTCCGCGAAGCCGTACTCGACGACGGCCGCGAAGTCGTGGTCAAGCGGGGACACGCGCCCGGCGCGGCGGCGGCCGAGGCGGCGGGCCTGCGCTGGCTGGCCGCGGCGGACGCGGTCCGGGTGCCCGCCGTCCACCACCACGACCGGGACCGGCTGGTCATCGACCGCGTCCCGGCCGGCCGGCCGTCGCCGCCGGCGGCCGAGCGCTTCGGGCGCGGGCTGGCGCGGCTGCACGCGGCCGGGGCGCCGGCGTTCGGCGCGCCGCCGCCGGACGGGCCCGTCCAGGCGTGGATCGGCCGCGCGCCGATGGCCAACGTCACCGGTGACGACTGGGCAGCGTGGTACGCCGAGCACCGCGTCCTGCCCTACGTGCGGCTCGCGGTCGACGCGGGGACCTTCGGTCCTGCCGAAGCGGCGGTGTTCGAGCGGGCCTGTGCCCGGCTCCCGGCGTCGGACGAGCCGCCGGCACGCCTGCACGGCGACCTGTGGAACGGCAACGTGCTGTGGGACGGCCGCGAAGCCTGGCTGATCGACCCGGCCGCGCACGGCGGCCACCGCGAGACGGACCTGGCGATGCTGCACCTGTTCGGCTGCCCGCACCTGGACCGCGTCGTCGCCGCCTACGACGAAGCGGCGCCGCTCGCCGCCGGCCGGCGGGACCGGATCGGGGCGCACCAGCTGTTCCCGCTGCTGGTCCACACCGTCCTGTTCGGACAGTCCTACGCCGGCCAGGCGCTGGCGGCGGCCCGTACGCTGGGCTAG
- a CDS encoding HNH endonuclease family protein, protein MPRTRALVLLALLAGSSLTGCKPVGDLAAGTGAQPAATAAPPVAPAEARARLAQLKIAVRGTIDGYSRDKFPHWDKVDGACDTREEVLKRDGEDVTTDAQCAPKSGTWVSPYDGETWHKASDVDIDHLVPLGQAWLSGAKAWTQERREQFANDLVRPQLHAVTDNLNEQKGDKAPDQWKPPLVSYWCTYATDWIVVKADYGLTITVPEKTALETMLQRC, encoded by the coding sequence ATGCCGCGCACCCGAGCGCTCGTCCTGCTCGCCCTCCTCGCGGGCTCCTCGCTCACCGGCTGCAAGCCGGTCGGCGACCTGGCCGCCGGCACCGGCGCACAGCCGGCCGCGACCGCCGCGCCGCCGGTCGCGCCCGCCGAAGCGCGGGCTCGGCTCGCGCAGCTGAAGATCGCCGTGCGCGGCACCATCGACGGCTACAGCCGGGACAAGTTCCCGCACTGGGACAAGGTCGACGGCGCCTGCGACACGCGCGAGGAAGTCCTCAAGCGCGACGGCGAGGACGTGACCACCGATGCCCAGTGCGCTCCGAAGTCCGGCACCTGGGTCAGCCCGTACGACGGCGAGACCTGGCACAAGGCGTCCGATGTGGACATCGACCACCTGGTGCCGCTCGGGCAGGCCTGGCTCAGCGGCGCCAAGGCGTGGACGCAGGAGCGCCGCGAGCAGTTCGCGAACGACCTCGTCCGCCCGCAGCTGCACGCGGTCACCGACAACCTCAACGAGCAGAAGGGCGACAAGGCCCCGGACCAGTGGAAGCCGCCGCTCGTCTCGTACTGGTGCACCTACGCCACCGACTGGATCGTGGTCAAGGCCGATTACGGCCTGACGATCACCGTCCCCGAGAAGACGGCACTGGAGACGATGCTGCAGCGCTGCTAG